One part of the Streptomyces nigra genome encodes these proteins:
- a CDS encoding response regulator, with protein sequence MAHNEQGDRTGNPIRVFLLDDHEVVRRGVHDLLDDEPDITVVGEAATVEQALIRVPALRPDVAVLDVRLPDGDGVTVCRELRSQMPDLACLMLTSFDDEEALLDSIMAGAAGYVLKQIQGSDLVSAVRTVARGQSLLDASATTKLMARLRGGQQPAEEPEVLPGLSDREREILDLIGEGLTNRQIGQRLYLAEKTVKNHISRLLAKLGVERRVQAAVIATQARDRMRTEGH encoded by the coding sequence ATGGCGCACAACGAGCAGGGTGACCGCACGGGAAACCCGATCCGGGTCTTCCTCCTGGACGATCACGAAGTGGTACGACGCGGGGTGCACGACCTGCTGGACGACGAACCGGACATCACCGTCGTCGGAGAAGCCGCCACGGTGGAACAGGCGCTGATCCGGGTCCCCGCCCTGCGCCCCGACGTGGCCGTCCTCGACGTGCGCCTGCCCGACGGAGACGGCGTGACCGTCTGCCGCGAGCTGCGGTCGCAGATGCCGGACCTGGCCTGCCTGATGCTGACCTCCTTCGACGACGAGGAGGCGCTGCTGGACTCGATCATGGCGGGCGCGGCGGGATACGTCCTGAAGCAGATCCAGGGGTCGGACCTCGTCTCCGCCGTGCGCACGGTCGCCCGCGGCCAGTCGCTGCTGGACGCCAGCGCCACGACCAAGCTGATGGCTCGGCTGCGGGGCGGGCAGCAGCCGGCCGAGGAGCCGGAGGTGCTTCCGGGTCTCAGCGACCGGGAACGCGAGATCCTGGACCTGATCGGCGAAGGGCTGACCAACCGGCAGATCGGACAGCGGCTCTACCTGGCCGAGAAGACGGTCAAGAACCACATCTCCCGCCTGCTCGCCAAGCTCGGCGTGGAACGCCGTGTCCAGGCCGCCGTCATCGCCACCCAGGCACGGGACCGGATGCGTACCGAAGGCCACTAG
- a CDS encoding Acg family FMN-binding oxidoreductase produces the protein MCSSTLDARAVERLVAAAVAAPSLHNTQPWRFRLDTDTPAVHIHAAADRALRHTDPVGRAVHLSVGCAILNLRVAAAHFGWEPVTRLLPCPDRPTLLATVRLAESVRGAPSTGLYEVLWRRHSSRLPFSGRPLPSGLLAELAQAAHLEGAVLRFPGRDDTEQVLRATREAEGRNRADADRAAESRRLVSGPHSLGLSSAAVSPQDALDRMPMRDFGAHRHPEVLPARAFETHPTLALLSTAHDRRADWLRAGQALEHVLLLATSCGVRASLLHQAMEWPDLRRALDGLSADGPRLYTQMVIRLGYGPEGPSSPRRPVEEVVEADV, from the coding sequence ATGTGCTCGTCGACACTCGACGCCCGGGCCGTGGAGCGGCTGGTCGCGGCGGCTGTGGCCGCGCCGTCCCTGCACAACACCCAGCCCTGGCGCTTCCGGCTCGATACCGACACGCCCGCGGTGCACATTCACGCCGCCGCGGACCGGGCGCTGCGCCACACCGACCCGGTGGGACGGGCCGTGCACCTGTCGGTGGGCTGCGCGATCCTCAATCTGCGTGTCGCCGCCGCTCACTTCGGCTGGGAACCGGTGACCCGGCTGCTTCCGTGCCCGGATCGTCCCACGCTGCTCGCCACGGTCCGGCTCGCTGAGTCGGTGCGCGGCGCACCGTCGACCGGCTTGTACGAGGTGCTGTGGCGCCGGCACAGCAGTCGTCTCCCCTTCTCCGGGCGACCGCTGCCGTCGGGCCTGCTCGCCGAGCTGGCCCAAGCGGCCCATCTGGAGGGCGCTGTCCTGCGTTTCCCGGGGCGCGACGACACCGAACAGGTGTTGCGCGCCACGCGGGAGGCGGAGGGGCGCAACCGGGCGGACGCCGACCGCGCAGCCGAGAGCCGCCGACTCGTCAGTGGCCCGCACTCGCTGGGACTTTCGTCGGCGGCGGTGAGCCCGCAGGACGCGCTGGACCGCATGCCGATGCGGGACTTCGGGGCCCACCGGCACCCGGAGGTGCTGCCCGCCCGTGCCTTCGAGACTCATCCGACGCTCGCGCTGCTGTCGACGGCACACGACCGGCGGGCGGACTGGCTGCGGGCCGGCCAGGCCCTGGAACACGTGCTTCTGCTGGCCACCTCTTGCGGAGTGCGCGCGTCGCTTCTTCACCAGGCCATGGAGTGGCCCGATCTGCGCCGGGCCCTCGATGGTCTGTCTGCCGACGGTCCTCGCCTGTACACACAGATGGTGATCCGGCTGGGGTACGGGCCCGAGGGTCCCTCGTCACCGCGCCGCCCGGTCGAGGAGGTGGTGGAAGCCGACGTGTGA
- the pflA gene encoding pyruvate formate-lyase-activating protein, with translation MAPGSVTGRIHSWDLSTGVDGPGTRFVLFSSGCPLRCLYCANPDTWHMRDGREATVDEVMTQIEKYRDFLVTAGGGVTLTGGEPLLQPAFTAAVLRRCKEAGLHTALDTSGFLGARASDALLADTDLVLLDIKSFDVATYRKLTGGALAPTLNFATRLNGLGRRVWIRYVLVPGWTDDEDAVEGLAGFLAGLACVERVDILPFHKLGAAKYDALDIPFPLRDTPVPDEALVDRVRGQFRRRGLKAH, from the coding sequence ATGGCACCGGGATCGGTCACCGGCCGGATCCACTCCTGGGACCTGTCCACCGGCGTGGACGGTCCCGGGACCCGGTTCGTCCTCTTCAGCAGCGGTTGCCCCCTGCGCTGCCTCTACTGCGCCAACCCCGACACCTGGCACATGCGAGACGGCCGGGAGGCCACCGTCGACGAGGTGATGACGCAGATCGAGAAGTACCGGGACTTCCTCGTCACGGCCGGCGGGGGAGTGACCCTCACCGGCGGCGAACCCCTGCTCCAACCCGCCTTCACCGCAGCGGTCCTGCGCCGCTGCAAGGAGGCCGGCCTGCACACCGCCCTCGACACCTCCGGCTTCCTCGGCGCCCGCGCCTCCGACGCCCTCCTCGCCGACACCGACCTGGTGCTGCTGGACATCAAATCCTTCGACGTGGCGACGTACCGGAAGCTGACCGGCGGCGCCCTCGCCCCCACCCTGAACTTCGCCACCCGTCTCAACGGGCTGGGCCGGCGCGTGTGGATCAGGTACGTCCTGGTGCCCGGGTGGACCGACGACGAGGACGCCGTCGAGGGACTCGCCGGATTCCTCGCCGGCCTCGCCTGCGTGGAGCGGGTCGACATCCTGCCGTTCCACAAGCTCGGCGCCGCCAAGTACGACGCCCTGGACATCCCGTTCCCCCTGCGTGACACCCCGGTCCCCGATGAGGCGCTGGTGGACCGGGTACGGGGCCAGTTCCGCCGGCGCGGCCTCAAGGCACACTGA
- a CDS encoding OsmC family protein: MKMTSRCGRTINVTRLAPQDLPAPMGRVVLDTARAPHDDRAPWLSLTAEEARRLAALLVFQAAAVEPAPDGPAGRVDVTPVVGDAFEMRVRGHVLTVDQPRPDGGKDTAPTPVELFVASVASCTAHYAGRYLDRHGLSRDGLAVRADFRMADDRPPRVASLSLTVHTPSLPAERLPALRAVVSHCTVSNTLADAPDMRVHVRCEPDPAEMPQAVEQGHVDAD; this comes from the coding sequence ATGAAGATGACCAGCCGCTGCGGACGCACCATCAACGTCACTCGACTCGCGCCCCAGGATCTCCCGGCTCCCATGGGACGCGTCGTCCTGGACACTGCCCGTGCCCCGCACGACGACCGGGCCCCGTGGCTGTCGCTGACGGCAGAGGAGGCGCGGCGCCTGGCCGCTCTGCTGGTCTTCCAGGCAGCCGCCGTGGAGCCCGCCCCAGACGGGCCGGCCGGACGCGTCGACGTAACGCCTGTCGTCGGCGACGCCTTCGAAATGCGGGTACGGGGACACGTCCTGACCGTCGACCAGCCACGGCCCGACGGTGGCAAGGACACGGCACCCACGCCCGTGGAACTCTTCGTCGCGTCCGTGGCCTCCTGCACCGCGCACTACGCGGGCCGGTACCTGGACCGGCATGGCCTCAGCCGGGACGGGCTGGCCGTCCGGGCGGACTTCCGCATGGCCGACGACCGCCCCCCACGGGTCGCCTCCCTGTCGCTGACCGTCCATACCCCCTCCCTGCCCGCGGAGCGGCTGCCCGCGCTGCGCGCGGTGGTCTCGCACTGCACGGTGAGCAACACACTGGCCGACGCTCCCGACATGCGGGTGCACGTCCGATGCGAGCCGGACCCCGCGGAGATGCCACAGGCCGTGGAACAGGGGCACGTCGACGCGGACTGA
- a CDS encoding universal stress protein yields MPLPMVVGVDGSEASLRAVDWAADEAVLHGVPLRIVHAYRWDRYEGASLARELGKPSGHVTSDDYLVVATRRARRHHPDLAVTTAAVAEEPEYVLLREARHASAVVVGSRGRGELADLLLGSVSLAVATTADCPVIVIRGNHDNRAADSRRDRIVVGVAHAPTAAVLFAYEEARRRGAALDAVRAWRCPTHDPVDHPLLAGTPERLHEERAAKELEAALADAPADVRLRRHTAEGPARRVLLTASHEADLLVVGRRRPGQFGHRLGRVAHTLLHHSACPVAVVPDTA; encoded by the coding sequence ATGCCGCTGCCCATGGTCGTCGGCGTCGACGGTTCCGAGGCGAGCCTGCGGGCCGTCGACTGGGCGGCCGACGAGGCCGTCCTGCACGGAGTACCCCTGCGGATCGTCCATGCCTACCGCTGGGACCGCTACGAGGGCGCCTCCCTGGCCCGAGAGCTCGGCAAGCCGTCCGGTCACGTCACCTCCGACGACTACCTCGTCGTCGCCACCCGCCGTGCCCGTCGTCACCACCCGGACCTCGCCGTCACCACCGCGGCGGTGGCCGAAGAACCGGAGTACGTCCTCCTTCGCGAGGCGCGCCACGCCTCCGCAGTGGTCGTGGGTTCCCGCGGGCGCGGCGAACTCGCCGACCTCCTGCTCGGCTCCGTCAGCCTGGCCGTGGCCACCACGGCGGACTGTCCGGTCATCGTGATCCGCGGGAACCACGACAACCGGGCCGCCGACAGCCGGCGTGACCGCATCGTCGTCGGCGTGGCCCACGCACCCACCGCGGCGGTGCTCTTCGCCTACGAGGAGGCCCGGCGGCGCGGCGCCGCCCTGGACGCGGTACGGGCATGGCGATGCCCCACCCACGACCCGGTCGACCACCCGCTGCTCGCCGGCACACCCGAGCGGCTGCACGAGGAACGGGCGGCCAAGGAACTGGAGGCCGCGCTCGCCGACGCTCCGGCGGACGTACGCCTGCGCCGCCACACGGCCGAGGGCCCCGCCCGCCGCGTGCTGCTGACCGCCTCGCACGAGGCGGACCTGCTGGTCGTCGGCCGACGGCGTCCCGGGCAGTTCGGGCACCGCCTCGGCCGGGTCGCCCACACACTCCTGCACCACTCCGCCTGTCCGGTCGCGGTCGTACCCGACACGGCGTGA
- the adhP gene encoding alcohol dehydrogenase AdhP, with translation MKAAVVREFGKPLVIEDRPDPEPGPGQVLVAVEASGLCHTDIHAAHGDWPVKPTPPFVPGHEGVGLVAKLGDGVTHLAVGQRVAVPWLGKACGRCEHCRSGWETLCESQINTGYGCDGGYAEKMLAWADFAQPVPEGVSALDAAPLTCAGVTTYKALKVAGVGPAQLVAISGVGGLGHLAVQYAKIAGARVAAIDVTDDKLQLARELGADIVIDARTQDVGAELKRHGGAHAALALAVNQDAFAAVNSGLRRGGKLVMVALPAQGTLQVPIFDTVLNGTSVIGSIVGTRQDLAEVFQLHAEGRTKVIQETRPLAAVNECIDEVLGGQVKARIVFDLTAGG, from the coding sequence ATGAAGGCAGCGGTCGTCCGGGAGTTCGGCAAGCCCCTGGTCATCGAGGACAGGCCCGACCCGGAACCCGGCCCGGGTCAGGTGCTCGTGGCCGTCGAGGCGTCCGGGCTGTGCCACACCGACATCCACGCCGCGCACGGCGACTGGCCGGTCAAGCCCACCCCGCCGTTCGTCCCCGGGCACGAGGGCGTCGGCCTGGTCGCGAAGCTGGGCGACGGCGTCACCCACCTCGCCGTCGGACAACGCGTCGCCGTGCCCTGGCTCGGCAAGGCGTGCGGGCGGTGCGAGCACTGCCGCTCCGGCTGGGAGACCCTGTGTGAGAGCCAGATCAACACCGGGTACGGCTGCGACGGCGGGTACGCCGAGAAGATGCTGGCCTGGGCCGACTTCGCCCAGCCCGTGCCAGAAGGCGTCAGCGCCCTCGACGCCGCCCCGCTCACCTGCGCGGGCGTCACCACCTACAAGGCACTGAAGGTCGCCGGGGTCGGGCCCGCCCAGCTCGTCGCCATCTCGGGCGTGGGCGGACTCGGGCACCTCGCGGTGCAGTACGCGAAGATCGCCGGGGCACGGGTCGCCGCGATCGACGTCACCGACGACAAGCTGCAACTGGCCCGGGAGCTCGGCGCCGACATCGTCATCGACGCCCGCACCCAGGACGTCGGCGCCGAACTGAAGCGGCACGGCGGAGCCCACGCGGCCCTCGCCCTCGCGGTGAACCAGGACGCCTTCGCCGCCGTCAACTCCGGTCTGCGACGCGGAGGAAAGCTGGTCATGGTGGCCCTGCCGGCTCAGGGCACCCTCCAGGTCCCGATCTTCGACACCGTCCTCAACGGCACCTCCGTGATCGGCTCCATCGTCGGCACCCGCCAGGACCTCGCCGAGGTCTTCCAACTGCACGCCGAAGGCCGCACGAAGGTCATTCAGGAGACCCGGCCCCTGGCTGCCGTCAACGAGTGCATCGACGAGGTCCTCGGCGGACAGGTGAAGGCCCGGATCGTGTTCGATCTCACCGCGGGAGGCTGA
- a CDS encoding universal stress protein, which yields MARTITVGLDGSAESRAAAEWAAREAALRQVPVRLLHVWQPVPEPMAQAPLLGAETHQHWSERIPRDAAEGLRLRHPGVEVITEQRSGAPAEALLEASRDAELLVLGSRALSGLTGFLLGSVGQSVVARAEVPVVLVRAGEQAADEHVKDPAGIPSAATGFRPVVLGLDTGNPDDTVLSFAFDEARRREATLTVVAGWNLPPSYVYSLAAGVDPREEMSRERAAALTEVLRPWREKYPDVEVTEASRLGSPANHLLDAAHEASLVVVGRRLRRNPFGMHIGAVAHAVMHHATTPVAVVAHA from the coding sequence ATGGCCCGCACGATCACCGTAGGACTCGACGGCTCGGCCGAAAGCCGGGCGGCCGCCGAGTGGGCGGCCCGCGAGGCCGCGCTGCGCCAGGTGCCGGTACGGCTGCTTCACGTGTGGCAGCCGGTCCCGGAGCCGATGGCACAGGCCCCGCTCCTCGGCGCCGAGACGCACCAGCACTGGAGCGAGCGGATCCCCCGGGACGCCGCCGAGGGCCTGCGGCTCCGGCACCCCGGCGTCGAGGTGATCACCGAACAGCGGTCCGGGGCTCCGGCGGAGGCGCTGCTCGAAGCCTCTCGGGACGCGGAACTGCTGGTGCTGGGCTCGCGTGCCCTGAGCGGCCTCACGGGCTTCCTGCTCGGGTCCGTCGGCCAGTCGGTGGTCGCACGTGCCGAGGTGCCGGTTGTTCTCGTCCGGGCCGGCGAACAGGCCGCCGACGAACACGTCAAGGACCCCGCCGGCATCCCGTCCGCCGCCACCGGCTTCCGGCCCGTCGTCCTGGGCCTCGACACCGGGAACCCCGACGACACGGTCCTCTCCTTCGCGTTCGACGAGGCCCGGCGCCGCGAGGCCACGCTCACCGTCGTCGCCGGCTGGAACCTCCCGCCGTCGTACGTCTACAGCCTGGCCGCCGGTGTCGACCCCCGCGAGGAGATGAGCCGTGAGCGGGCCGCCGCCCTCACCGAGGTGCTGCGGCCGTGGCGGGAGAAGTACCCGGACGTCGAGGTGACCGAGGCCTCCCGGCTCGGCAGCCCCGCCAACCACCTCCTCGACGCGGCCCACGAGGCGTCCCTCGTCGTCGTCGGCCGCCGCCTCCGCCGCAACCCGTTCGGCATGCACATCGGCGCCGTCGCCCATGCGGTCATGCACCACGCCACCACCCCCGTCGCCGTCGTCGCGCACGCCTGA
- the gap gene encoding type I glyceraldehyde-3-phosphate dehydrogenase, with the protein MTVRVGINGFGRIGRNYLRCVLERTGAAAAPLEVVAVNDVTSPAALAHLLAYDSTYGRLNRPVEHDDTSLTVDGHRIAVTAERDPAALDWGGLGVDVVIESTGRFRTRDQAGRHLAAGARKVLLSVPGKDVDATIVMGVNEGTYDPEHHHVISNASCTTNCVAPMVKVLDDHFGVVKGLMTTIHGYTNDQVVLDGPHKDLRRGRSAAVNIIPTTTGAARAVGLVLPELAGTLDGSAVRVPVEDGSLTDLTVVLERAASAEEINAAYREAAEGPLKDVLRVSDAPIVSRDVVGDPASCVLDAPLTQTHGDLVKVFGWYDNEWGYTNRLLDLTSYVAARLPRS; encoded by the coding sequence ATGACCGTGCGAGTGGGCATCAACGGCTTCGGACGCATCGGACGGAACTACCTGCGCTGCGTACTGGAACGCACCGGCGCCGCGGCAGCACCGCTGGAGGTGGTGGCGGTCAACGACGTCACCTCCCCGGCAGCGCTCGCGCACCTGCTGGCGTACGACTCGACGTACGGACGGCTGAACCGCCCCGTCGAGCACGACGACACCTCACTGACCGTGGACGGGCACCGCATCGCGGTGACCGCCGAGCGTGACCCGGCCGCGCTGGACTGGGGCGGCCTCGGAGTGGACGTGGTGATCGAGTCCACGGGCCGCTTCCGCACACGCGACCAGGCCGGCCGGCACCTGGCGGCAGGCGCGCGCAAGGTACTCCTGTCCGTGCCCGGCAAGGACGTCGACGCCACGATCGTCATGGGTGTCAACGAAGGCACGTACGACCCGGAGCACCACCACGTGATCTCCAACGCCTCGTGCACCACCAACTGCGTTGCCCCCATGGTCAAGGTCCTCGACGACCACTTCGGCGTCGTCAAGGGGCTGATGACCACGATCCACGGCTACACGAACGACCAGGTGGTCCTGGACGGCCCTCACAAGGACCTGCGACGGGGCCGCTCCGCAGCGGTCAACATCATCCCCACCACCACCGGCGCCGCCCGCGCGGTCGGCCTGGTCCTGCCCGAGCTGGCGGGCACGCTGGACGGCAGCGCCGTACGCGTGCCGGTCGAGGACGGTTCGCTGACCGACCTGACCGTGGTCCTCGAGCGGGCGGCGAGCGCCGAGGAGATCAACGCCGCCTACCGCGAGGCCGCCGAGGGACCGCTGAAGGACGTCCTACGGGTGTCCGACGCCCCGATCGTCTCCCGCGACGTGGTCGGTGACCCCGCCTCCTGCGTCCTGGACGCCCCCCTCACCCAGACCCACGGCGACCTGGTCAAGGTCTTCGGCTGGTACGACAACGAGTGGGGGTACACGAACCGTCTGCTCGACCTCACCTCGTACGTCGCGGCGCGGTTGCCGCGGAGTTGA
- a CDS encoding GAF domain-containing protein, whose product MEKAEEGREARVRLPQLRLDELLEELQARLDAARGTRDRVHSLLEAVLSVGRELDLEQALRSIVEAAAALVDAEYAALGVIGPDGKRLSAFHTVGVDAEQIARIGPYPEGHGILGELIRHPEPLRLTKLSDHPASYGFPAHHPPMNTFLGVPIRVRDHIFGNLYLTEKRGGQQFDEDDESVLATLAVAAGVAIDNARLYEESRLRERWLQVNAEITHTLMSGADQGGVLPLIAERAREITASALSVVAMPVRGTDTLAVELAVGQEADLWRGIVLPTEGTLIGQAFVQRAPVSSPDVSSDSRVSAGPPRFEGLGPAVAVPIGTGDEARGVVLLVRQSGGREFSEKETEPLQVFAAQAAVAMELAQRREDAEQIALLEDRDRIARDLHDLAIQRLFATGMTLQSAGRRVQDSLASERILRAVDDLDETIKIIRSTIFGLRSRDDDAAPGLRSRAVRAIGEAAPLLGFAPSVRMEGLLDTHVPAQTADHVMAVLTESLTNVARHARADRTDVVLETDGKQVRLTVTDNGVGIPDGGRRSGLTNMAERAQKLGGDLELESPDGRGTRLVWHAPLQQSPDTAESGRSAR is encoded by the coding sequence GTGGAGAAGGCCGAGGAGGGCCGCGAGGCGCGGGTACGGCTCCCCCAATTGCGGCTGGACGAGCTGCTCGAGGAGTTGCAGGCCCGGCTGGACGCGGCGCGCGGCACCCGGGACCGGGTCCACAGCCTTCTGGAGGCCGTGCTGTCGGTCGGCCGCGAGCTCGACCTGGAGCAGGCGTTGCGCAGCATCGTCGAGGCCGCGGCGGCCCTGGTCGACGCCGAGTACGCGGCGCTCGGGGTGATCGGTCCGGACGGCAAGCGGCTGTCCGCCTTCCACACCGTGGGCGTCGACGCGGAGCAGATCGCGCGCATCGGCCCCTATCCGGAGGGCCACGGCATCCTGGGCGAGCTGATCCGCCACCCCGAGCCGCTGCGCCTGACCAAACTCTCCGACCACCCCGCCTCGTACGGGTTCCCGGCCCACCACCCGCCGATGAACACCTTCCTCGGCGTACCGATCCGGGTGCGCGACCACATCTTCGGCAACCTGTACCTGACGGAGAAGCGCGGCGGGCAGCAGTTCGACGAGGACGACGAGTCGGTGCTGGCCACGCTGGCCGTGGCGGCGGGCGTCGCCATCGACAACGCCCGTCTCTACGAGGAGTCCCGGCTGCGCGAACGCTGGCTCCAGGTGAACGCCGAGATCACCCACACCCTGATGTCCGGCGCGGACCAGGGCGGGGTGCTGCCGCTGATCGCCGAACGCGCCAGGGAGATCACCGCTTCCGCCCTGAGCGTGGTGGCCATGCCGGTGCGTGGAACCGACACCCTCGCCGTGGAACTCGCCGTCGGCCAGGAGGCCGACCTCTGGCGCGGGATCGTACTGCCCACGGAGGGCACGCTCATCGGGCAGGCGTTCGTTCAGCGAGCGCCGGTCAGCAGCCCGGACGTCTCGTCCGACTCCCGGGTCTCAGCCGGTCCGCCACGCTTCGAAGGGCTCGGACCGGCCGTCGCCGTGCCGATCGGCACGGGCGACGAGGCCCGCGGTGTGGTGCTGCTGGTCCGGCAGTCCGGCGGCCGGGAGTTCTCCGAGAAGGAGACCGAGCCGCTCCAGGTCTTCGCCGCCCAGGCCGCCGTCGCGATGGAGCTGGCACAACGACGCGAGGACGCCGAACAGATCGCCCTCCTGGAGGACCGCGACCGGATCGCCCGCGACCTGCACGACCTGGCCATCCAACGGCTTTTCGCCACCGGCATGACCCTGCAGAGCGCCGGCCGCCGCGTCCAGGACTCCCTGGCCTCCGAACGGATCCTGCGGGCCGTGGACGACCTCGATGAAACCATCAAGATCATCAGATCGACGATCTTCGGCCTCCGCTCCCGCGACGACGACGCGGCGCCCGGCCTGCGCTCCCGCGCGGTGCGCGCGATCGGCGAGGCCGCCCCGCTCCTCGGCTTCGCTCCCAGCGTCCGTATGGAGGGCCTGCTCGACACGCACGTGCCCGCTCAGACCGCCGACCATGTCATGGCCGTCCTCACCGAATCCCTGACCAACGTCGCCCGGCACGCCCGCGCCGACCGCACCGACGTCGTGCTGGAGACGGACGGCAAGCAGGTCCGCCTGACGGTCACGGACAACGGCGTCGGCATTCCGGACGGAGGCCGCCGCAGTGGTCTGACCAACATGGCCGAGCGAGCGCAGAAGCTCGGCGGCGACCTGGAGCTGGAGAGCCCCGATGGCCGGGGGACGCGGCTGGTGTGGCACGCCCCGCTGCAGCAGTCGCCGGACACGGCGGAGAGCGGCCGGTCCGCCCGGTGA